The following proteins come from a genomic window of Aequorivita marisscotiae:
- a CDS encoding Piwi domain-containing protein, with amino-acid sequence MQEHIKFNALNFNWPRRLLTFYVSLQKSEGDDTIYYKKFPKSISEVFSKIELEGVTEIYTTFTNPKDGFKPLKIDFNNANLSLYKQYLNAQIRKYFDNLNIINRKNRIIKDRQVWVLNQEYHKDYHCYDKFSIKVQIAEISDYPELIISFDGTSKVLKKSVQEIESSQLVKTAVYRNQIINFQMNRDTPEKETFFNSLILNEIYPVLNGNLQKELGIPFQIKKIKNRYTAYLEKIQKFTKEYLFTEAFKQICDLRSEEFIDAPINRIGHIPKEKALLEYGKDNFGNKQTGISPKLELKNYRPYSRPPNQNIKFFFIYHAEHKPLIKKLWDYLKKGTGYSYKGLKEFIDIPVNSEPDNFIEFTNKENPLPQIEQRLYELQWDKSVAYLAFYISPYTRFESNPQLKNIYYRIKELFLDENIMTQVIDFEDLQRNISDYQWHLNNISLAIHAKLGGKPWKLAVTDKKELIIGVGAFTNLDHKHRYVASAFSFQNNGIFNKFDCFSKDQTEQLAGSISKAIRTFFNQSEADKIVIHFYKEMSKEELEPILRVMSKLKLENKPIYILNINKTETKDIIAYDIDSDSLMPYSGTFIRLGERNFLLFNNGRFEEEKFYPSDGYPFPIKIGLSSPTPDAFEDDNVITELLTQAFQFSRLYWKSLKPQNVPITIKYPAMVAQLVPRFQTGIEDESKDKLWFL; translated from the coding sequence ATGCAAGAACACATCAAATTTAACGCCCTAAACTTCAATTGGCCCCGCCGGCTATTGACCTTTTACGTATCGCTCCAGAAATCGGAAGGAGACGACACGATATATTATAAGAAGTTTCCAAAAAGTATTTCTGAGGTGTTCAGCAAGATAGAATTGGAAGGAGTAACCGAAATTTACACCACATTTACAAACCCTAAAGATGGTTTTAAACCCCTTAAAATTGACTTCAATAATGCCAATTTAAGTTTGTATAAACAATACCTGAATGCCCAAATCAGGAAATATTTTGATAATCTAAATATTATTAATCGGAAGAACCGTATCATCAAAGACAGGCAAGTTTGGGTACTAAATCAAGAATATCACAAGGACTATCATTGCTATGATAAATTCTCCATAAAAGTACAGATTGCAGAAATCTCAGACTATCCGGAATTAATAATCTCCTTTGATGGCACATCAAAAGTTTTAAAAAAATCGGTACAAGAAATTGAAAGTTCGCAACTCGTTAAAACAGCGGTTTATAGAAATCAAATTATAAATTTTCAGATGAACCGAGACACTCCTGAAAAAGAAACTTTCTTTAACAGTCTCATCCTAAATGAAATTTACCCAGTTCTTAATGGAAACTTGCAAAAAGAATTGGGTATACCCTTTCAGATTAAAAAAATAAAAAACCGATACACTGCCTATCTGGAAAAAATCCAAAAGTTCACCAAGGAATACTTATTTACCGAAGCCTTCAAACAAATATGCGATTTGAGGAGTGAGGAATTTATTGATGCCCCAATAAATCGGATTGGCCATATCCCAAAAGAGAAAGCTTTATTAGAATATGGCAAAGACAATTTTGGCAATAAACAAACCGGAATCTCTCCAAAACTCGAATTAAAGAATTATCGCCCCTATTCCCGACCTCCTAACCAAAATATCAAGTTTTTCTTTATCTATCACGCAGAACATAAGCCTCTTATCAAAAAATTATGGGATTATTTAAAAAAAGGAACTGGTTATTCATATAAGGGATTGAAAGAGTTTATAGATATTCCTGTCAATTCTGAACCAGATAATTTTATAGAATTCACGAATAAAGAAAACCCTCTTCCCCAAATAGAACAAAGACTTTATGAATTACAATGGGATAAATCAGTAGCTTATCTGGCATTTTATATTAGCCCCTACACCCGATTTGAATCCAACCCACAATTAAAGAATATTTATTATCGTATAAAAGAATTGTTCTTGGACGAGAACATTATGACCCAGGTTATAGATTTTGAGGATTTACAGCGCAACATTTCGGACTATCAATGGCACTTAAACAATATATCCTTAGCCATACACGCCAAACTGGGAGGAAAACCTTGGAAACTGGCCGTCACCGATAAAAAGGAGTTGATTATTGGTGTTGGAGCCTTTACCAATTTAGACCATAAGCATAGATATGTTGCAAGTGCATTTAGCTTCCAAAATAACGGCATCTTCAACAAGTTCGATTGTTTTTCCAAAGACCAGACAGAACAATTAGCAGGCAGTATATCCAAAGCTATACGTACTTTTTTTAACCAATCCGAAGCCGATAAAATTGTCATTCATTTCTATAAAGAAATGAGCAAGGAGGAATTAGAACCCATTCTACGGGTTATGAGCAAACTTAAACTTGAGAATAAGCCAATTTATATTTTAAACATCAATAAGACAGAAACCAAAGACATTATAGCCTATGACATTGATTCTGATAGTTTGATGCCATATTCCGGCACCTTCATCCGTTTAGGAGAACGAAATTTCCTGTTGTTTAATAATGGCCGCTTTGAAGAAGAAAAATTTTATCCTTCAGACGGTTATCCTTTCCCTATAAAGATTGGTTTGAGCAGTCCTACCCCAGATGCTTTCGAAGACGACAACGTCATTACAGAATTACTGACGCAGGCATTCCAATTCAGTAGATTATATTGGAAGTCTTTAAAACCCCAAAACGTACCCATCACTATAAAATATCCCGCAATGGTTGCACAGTTAGTCCCACGCTTCCAAACCGGTATCGAAGATGAATCAAAAGATAAACTATGGTTTTTATAA
- a CDS encoding STAS-like domain-containing protein, translating to MVEINIYEDFTDTPGARTYEDGEFSGQQFFDKLLLPKYEEAVNKNEKLQINLDGTNGYASSFLNEAFSRLGNKFNPETVWNNLILISNEVPKYIDKVKESIYEKRK from the coding sequence ATGGTAGAAATAAATATATACGAGGATTTTACTGATACTCCTGGAGCAAGAACTTATGAGGATGGGGAATTTTCTGGACAACAGTTTTTTGATAAATTATTGTTGCCGAAATATGAAGAAGCAGTAAATAAAAATGAAAAACTACAAATAAATCTGGATGGTACCAATGGCTATGCAAGTTCATTTTTAAATGAAGCATTTAGTCGGTTAGGTAATAAATTTAATCCAGAAACTGTATGGAATAATTTAATTCTAATTTCAAACGAAGTTCCAAAATACATTGATAAAGTAAAAGAATCCATTTATGAAAAAAGGAAGTAA
- a CDS encoding CusA/CzcA family heavy metal efflux RND transporter, which yields MINKIISFSINNKFIIGLFIVALVGTGIWSMATINLGSVPDITNNQVQVITVAPNLGTEDIEQFVTYPVELAMANLPDVIELRSVSRFGLSVVTIVFKDEAGTYLPRQLVQEKLTEVAGEIPEGFGTPFMAPITTGLGEIFQYTLKVTEGYEDKYDAMELRTIQDWIVKRQMALVPGVVEVNAFGGYVKQYEVAINPDKLKSFGITMNQVFEALKVNNANTGGAYIEKNHQANFIRGEGLARSIADLENTVVTTQNGSPVLVRDVAEKVGYGNQVRYGAFTQDGHESVGGQILMLKGESPGDVIENVEKRIVEIQKSLPEGVYIDAFLSRSELIEATTSTVKNNLIEGALIVIFVLVLLLGSFRGGLIAASIIPLCLLFAFILMKQFGIWANLMSLGAIDFGIIVDGAVIIVEGAVFHIHQRMKKSTTAINQAEMDEIAYDSSSKMMNSAFFGQLIVLIVFTPILFLTGVEGKMFRPMAFTFGFAVLGAIILCLTYVPMMSSLFLKPAKNQNSWFAKFENKIDRFSDKIMDVLNRIYLPILNFALRFRAGVVIGAVSLLLISGFIFSNMGAEFVPKFDEGDIAFQALIKPGSSLTESIEASEKLQKLINEFPEVKTVVSRIGVAEIPTDPMPMDIADSYIILEKDKSKWTSADSKEELIEKIQEKISVVPGVNFVFTQPVELRFNELLTGVREDVAIKLYGEDLDVLADKVQEIAAVIREVPGAADLNVEATSGLPQMTVVYNRAKMAQYGVTVDKLNDYVSAAFAGERAGVIFEGEKRFDVVIRLAEDFRQDINSLKNLYIDLPNGAQVPLKEVADISYKSGPMQISRDNTMRRISVGVNVRGRDVKSMVEEIQQKLETEVELPPGYYVTYGGSFENLQRASDRLMIVVPIVLLTIFILLYFALNSFSQALMIYMAVPLAAIGGVFILLIRGMPFSISAGVGFIVLFGVAVLNGLILINKFNELKESGMTDLKKRIYEATHERLRPILLTAITTIMGFIPMAVSTSGGAEVQRPLATVVIGGMLTATFLTLVVIPILYYWLESRKERNNTKGDISYVNRSTNIITVLLMVGGLMASGTSFAQDNSQDGTIPKTLTIDEAIAMAKQNYPTLKESQAFIEREKAMKGTSFDLGSTEVFTGKEEYGNNLPGIQTTVGVQQGNIDLLSGFSKSKFYKERIALGEKFFVASEQQLVRNVMQAYDQINYYKAQLRFADQLDSTYANFKNAAQLRYDTGETGKLEFIAASSEFQQIQVLKQQAFDDIEIAKRALKQYLGTDENIETVDGVYEPLDFMATLDSTSVANNPMLQYALQNAEVSKANVGVEKSQFLPKFSLSYGRQVVDDVSGFNTYQAGISIPLWFFPQKSRVKAAKADAMVAENQYLEQKAVTESRVSQLTKSLEKTKKILQYYEEGALLLAEQQITTAQLASKEGEIDYVNYITILNSAIRIKQNHLQYINQFNQQSIEIQYQLGNL from the coding sequence ATGATTAACAAAATCATTTCATTTTCCATTAATAATAAATTTATTATTGGCTTATTTATAGTGGCACTTGTTGGTACGGGCATTTGGTCTATGGCCACTATAAACTTGGGTTCTGTACCCGATATAACAAACAACCAAGTACAGGTAATAACCGTGGCCCCAAACTTGGGGACAGAAGATATAGAACAATTTGTTACCTATCCCGTAGAATTGGCAATGGCCAATCTTCCTGACGTCATCGAGCTGCGTTCAGTATCCCGTTTTGGGCTGTCCGTGGTTACCATTGTTTTTAAGGACGAGGCAGGCACTTATCTGCCACGGCAATTGGTACAGGAGAAATTAACCGAAGTTGCCGGAGAAATCCCCGAAGGTTTTGGCACACCTTTTATGGCACCCATAACAACAGGTCTGGGCGAAATTTTTCAATATACCTTAAAAGTGACAGAAGGCTATGAAGACAAATATGACGCAATGGAGCTTCGTACCATCCAAGATTGGATTGTAAAACGCCAAATGGCTTTAGTGCCAGGCGTAGTCGAGGTCAATGCTTTTGGAGGTTATGTAAAACAATATGAAGTTGCCATAAATCCTGATAAACTAAAAAGTTTTGGCATTACAATGAATCAGGTTTTTGAAGCTCTTAAAGTGAACAATGCTAATACCGGTGGTGCTTACATTGAAAAAAACCACCAAGCCAATTTTATCCGTGGCGAAGGGCTGGCTCGAAGTATCGCCGATTTGGAAAACACGGTTGTGACCACTCAAAATGGAAGCCCTGTCTTGGTAAGGGACGTTGCCGAAAAAGTGGGCTACGGAAACCAAGTGCGTTATGGTGCATTTACCCAAGACGGTCACGAATCCGTAGGTGGACAAATTTTAATGCTGAAAGGCGAAAGCCCAGGCGACGTGATTGAAAATGTGGAAAAGCGTATTGTAGAAATTCAAAAATCCCTGCCGGAAGGTGTTTATATTGATGCTTTTTTAAGCCGAAGTGAACTTATTGAGGCAACCACAAGTACCGTTAAAAACAATCTAATAGAAGGAGCCCTAATCGTCATATTTGTTTTGGTCTTACTTTTGGGAAGCTTCCGTGGTGGCTTGATAGCAGCTTCGATAATCCCTTTATGTCTATTATTTGCATTTATTTTGATGAAACAATTTGGCATTTGGGCAAATTTAATGTCCTTGGGTGCGATCGATTTTGGAATTATTGTAGATGGAGCGGTGATTATCGTGGAAGGAGCGGTTTTCCACATTCATCAACGGATGAAAAAATCCACAACCGCCATCAACCAAGCTGAAATGGATGAAATCGCCTATGATTCTTCAAGTAAAATGATGAATTCTGCCTTCTTCGGTCAACTAATTGTTCTTATAGTTTTTACACCGATTCTTTTTTTGACCGGTGTGGAAGGGAAAATGTTCCGGCCAATGGCATTTACATTTGGTTTTGCCGTTTTAGGAGCGATTATCCTTTGTCTTACCTACGTGCCAATGATGTCATCATTATTTTTAAAACCTGCTAAAAATCAAAATAGTTGGTTCGCCAAGTTTGAAAACAAGATTGATAGGTTCAGTGATAAAATTATGGATGTTCTGAATCGTATCTATCTGCCTATATTAAATTTTGCACTTCGCTTTCGGGCAGGTGTGGTTATAGGCGCGGTTTCCTTGCTTTTGATTTCAGGATTTATTTTCAGCAATATGGGAGCAGAATTTGTCCCTAAATTTGATGAAGGCGATATTGCATTTCAAGCATTGATAAAACCGGGGAGCAGTCTTACAGAATCTATTGAGGCTTCAGAGAAACTTCAGAAGTTAATCAATGAGTTTCCGGAAGTAAAAACAGTAGTTTCTAGGATTGGTGTGGCCGAAATACCGACAGACCCGATGCCTATGGATATTGCCGATAGTTATATTATTCTTGAAAAAGATAAGAGTAAATGGACTTCCGCAGATAGTAAAGAAGAACTGATAGAAAAAATACAGGAAAAAATTTCAGTAGTTCCCGGCGTAAATTTCGTGTTTACCCAACCTGTAGAACTTCGTTTTAATGAGTTGCTAACTGGAGTCCGTGAGGACGTGGCAATCAAATTGTACGGAGAAGATTTGGATGTGTTGGCAGATAAGGTACAGGAAATCGCAGCGGTAATACGTGAAGTGCCGGGTGCAGCAGACCTTAACGTAGAGGCTACAAGCGGTTTGCCACAAATGACAGTAGTGTATAACCGCGCAAAAATGGCGCAATACGGTGTAACCGTGGATAAATTGAATGATTATGTAAGTGCCGCCTTTGCAGGCGAAAGGGCAGGTGTGATTTTTGAAGGCGAAAAGCGTTTTGATGTGGTCATCAGGTTGGCAGAGGACTTTAGACAAGACATCAATAGTTTAAAAAATCTTTACATAGACCTGCCGAACGGTGCTCAAGTGCCTCTAAAGGAAGTTGCGGATATCAGTTATAAATCCGGGCCAATGCAAATTTCAAGAGACAACACTATGCGTCGTATATCTGTGGGTGTAAATGTTCGTGGACGCGATGTAAAATCGATGGTCGAGGAAATTCAGCAAAAACTGGAAACGGAAGTGGAATTGCCACCAGGTTATTACGTCACTTATGGAGGATCATTTGAAAACCTGCAACGTGCATCAGACCGATTGATGATAGTAGTGCCCATCGTTCTACTAACAATATTTATCCTGCTTTATTTCGCTTTAAATTCATTTTCACAGGCTTTGATGATTTATATGGCAGTGCCTTTGGCGGCAATAGGCGGGGTTTTCATTTTGTTGATCCGTGGAATGCCTTTCAGTATTTCGGCAGGGGTCGGGTTTATCGTACTCTTTGGAGTAGCGGTTTTAAACGGTCTGATACTCATAAACAAATTCAATGAACTAAAAGAAAGTGGAATGACAGATTTAAAAAAACGTATATACGAAGCTACGCACGAACGTTTACGTCCCATTTTATTGACTGCCATTACCACAATTATGGGCTTTATCCCAATGGCGGTTTCCACCTCTGGTGGTGCAGAAGTACAGCGACCATTGGCAACAGTAGTCATTGGAGGAATGCTTACGGCAACATTTTTGACCTTGGTGGTTATTCCTATTCTTTACTATTGGCTGGAATCGAGAAAGGAACGAAACAATACAAAGGGGGATATAAGCTATGTCAACAGGTCAACAAACATTATAACGGTATTATTGATGGTTGGAGGTTTGATGGCTTCTGGTACTTCATTTGCCCAAGACAATAGTCAAGATGGTACAATTCCAAAGACCTTGACCATTGATGAGGCCATTGCTATGGCAAAACAGAATTATCCTACGCTCAAGGAAAGCCAGGCATTTATTGAACGGGAAAAGGCGATGAAAGGCACCAGTTTTGACCTTGGTAGTACGGAAGTATTCACTGGCAAGGAAGAATATGGCAATAACCTACCCGGAATACAAACAACCGTTGGTGTGCAACAGGGAAATATTGATTTGCTTTCCGGGTTTTCAAAATCGAAATTTTACAAAGAACGTATTGCCTTGGGAGAAAAGTTTTTTGTGGCAAGTGAACAACAGTTGGTGCGTAATGTGATGCAGGCGTATGACCAAATTAATTATTACAAGGCACAGTTGCGTTTTGCTGACCAATTGGACAGTACTTATGCCAATTTTAAGAACGCTGCCCAACTTAGGTATGACACAGGAGAAACAGGCAAGTTGGAGTTTATTGCAGCCTCTTCCGAATTTCAGCAGATACAAGTATTAAAACAACAAGCTTTCGATGATATTGAAATCGCCAAACGTGCCTTAAAGCAATATTTGGGAACCGATGAAAACATCGAGACGGTTGATGGCGTTTACGAGCCATTGGATTTTATGGCTACATTAGATTCAACTTCAGTGGCAAATAATCCAATGTTGCAATATGCCTTGCAAAATGCCGAAGTAAGCAAGGCAAACGTGGGTGTCGAAAAATCCCAATTTCTACCTAAATTTAGTTTATCGTATGGCAGGCAGGTTGTAGATGATGTTTCAGGCTTCAACACCTATCAGGCGGGTATTAGCATTCCGCTATGGTTTTTTCCGCAGAAGTCAAGGGTAAAAGCAGCAAAGGCAGACGCAATGGTAGCAGAGAATCAATATTTGGAGCAAAAGGCGGTTACAGAAAGTCGCGTGTCGCAATTGACCAAATCCCTTGAAAAAACAAAGAAGATTTTGCAATATTACGAAGAAGGCGCACTATTGTTGGCAGAACAGCAAATTACCACAGCGCAATTGGCATCCAAGGAAGGCGAAATAGATTATGTCAATTATATCACAATTCTCAACAGTGCCATCAGGATAAAACAAAACCATTTGCAATACATAAACCAGTTTAACCAACAATCCATTGAGATACAATATCAATTGGGCAATTTATAA
- a CDS encoding efflux RND transporter periplasmic adaptor subunit encodes MKNILLVSTVLFTLMFMSCNDAPKSELGHNEAEGVSKTNEAGEDAHGDEGHNEGEEEGHSEEEGVVELTKQQAETIGLEMKPLEERNLGNNIKVTGTLELFPQDKANISPFVGGNVSAIKVIPGDNVSKGQVLAYIEHPDIIAMQQDYQEKNDELVFLKQDFERKQTLYDKGVSSGKEFQMAQSKFRSTTSSVNGLRAQLKLLGINPDKVAEGQIYSAVPITTPISGYVAEVNISLGDYVGAQSKMFSISDNSKIYVNFKVYEKDIYQIEKGQQIYFSTASRPDELLKATVRSIGKTFETDPKAIEVLADIENKDKNLLPGMYVEGRIVQGEKKGFAIPEAAIIKEGEQSFIFILDEDEEMEAGKMKFKMIPVTVGITDLGFVEVNLPAEVSKDAKVVISGAYNLSSEMVKGELEHAH; translated from the coding sequence ATGAAGAATATATTATTAGTAAGTACCGTATTATTTACACTTATGTTTATGAGTTGTAATGATGCCCCAAAATCTGAACTTGGGCATAACGAAGCCGAAGGCGTATCAAAAACCAATGAAGCTGGGGAAGATGCACACGGCGATGAAGGCCACAATGAAGGAGAAGAAGAAGGTCACAGCGAGGAAGAAGGCGTTGTGGAACTTACAAAGCAACAGGCCGAAACCATAGGTTTGGAAATGAAACCTTTGGAGGAACGCAATTTAGGGAACAACATTAAGGTAACGGGAACGCTGGAGCTTTTCCCACAGGACAAGGCGAACATAAGCCCGTTTGTTGGTGGAAATGTGAGTGCCATAAAAGTAATACCCGGAGATAACGTAAGCAAAGGTCAAGTGCTGGCATATATAGAACACCCGGATATCATTGCAATGCAACAGGACTATCAGGAAAAAAATGACGAACTGGTCTTTTTGAAACAGGATTTTGAACGCAAGCAGACGCTTTATGACAAAGGCGTTTCTTCGGGAAAGGAATTTCAAATGGCTCAATCAAAATTTCGTTCCACAACATCCAGCGTCAATGGTTTGAGGGCCCAATTGAAACTGTTGGGCATTAATCCCGACAAAGTGGCGGAAGGTCAAATATATTCCGCTGTTCCCATTACCACGCCAATAAGTGGATACGTGGCAGAAGTAAATATAAGTTTGGGCGATTATGTGGGCGCACAATCCAAAATGTTCTCAATAAGCGATAACTCAAAAATTTACGTCAATTTTAAAGTATATGAAAAGGACATATACCAAATAGAGAAAGGGCAACAGATATATTTTTCCACGGCCTCTCGCCCAGATGAACTGCTTAAAGCAACCGTTCGGTCTATAGGTAAAACTTTTGAGACAGACCCAAAAGCCATAGAAGTTCTTGCTGATATAGAAAACAAGGATAAAAATCTTTTGCCAGGTATGTATGTGGAAGGGCGCATAGTGCAGGGCGAGAAAAAAGGTTTCGCTATTCCTGAAGCTGCTATCATAAAAGAAGGCGAGCAATCCTTCATTTTCATTTTGGATGAAGACGAAGAAATGGAAGCGGGCAAAATGAAATTCAAAATGATACCCGTAACGGTTGGTATTACTGATTTAGGCTTTGTTGAAGTCAATCTTCCTGCCGAAGTTTCAAAGGATGCCAAAGTTGTCATAAGTGGAGCTTATAACCTGTCTTCGGAAATGGTTAAAGGCGAACTGGAACACGCACATTAA
- a CDS encoding P-II family nitrogen regulator has protein sequence MKEIKAFIKPNRIQRVIEALADSGFKSMTLSQAEGTGAFKAKGARPSLDFHVTDSPVVKLELVCQNEEAQAAIETIIANAKTDGPGDGIIYIANIEDAFHIKTGDSLKRYDL, from the coding sequence ATGAAGGAAATAAAAGCATTTATAAAACCGAACCGGATCCAAAGGGTAATTGAAGCTCTTGCTGATAGTGGTTTTAAAAGTATGACCCTGTCACAAGCAGAAGGCACGGGCGCGTTCAAGGCAAAAGGCGCAAGACCGTCGCTGGATTTTCACGTAACAGATAGTCCAGTGGTCAAATTGGAATTGGTCTGTCAAAATGAGGAAGCCCAAGCGGCCATTGAAACAATTATAGCCAACGCCAAAACCGACGGGCCTGGAGATGGTATAATTTATATAGCTAATATAGAAGATGCGTTTCACATTAAAACAGGAGATTCCTTAAAACGTTACGACCTGTAA
- a CDS encoding Fur family transcriptional regulator produces MEKIVQFLESKGIRPTAMRLMTYKRLAELNVAISLGDLEKDFKISERSTLFRTMKAFEEKGIVHQIEDGTGVIKYALCEENCECEVGNDLHLHFHCNNCNETVCLTEHKIPHINLPDGYITEDINLVVKGICEKCSGNLD; encoded by the coding sequence ATGGAAAAAATAGTTCAATTTTTAGAAAGCAAAGGAATACGACCTACAGCTATGCGCCTTATGACCTATAAGCGGTTGGCAGAGTTGAATGTTGCCATCAGCCTTGGCGATTTGGAAAAAGATTTTAAGATCAGTGAAAGAAGTACCCTGTTTAGGACTATGAAAGCGTTTGAAGAAAAAGGGATTGTGCATCAAATCGAGGATGGGACAGGGGTTATAAAATACGCCCTTTGCGAAGAAAATTGTGAATGCGAGGTCGGCAACGACCTTCATTTGCACTTTCATTGCAACAATTGTAATGAAACGGTCTGTTTAACAGAGCATAAAATCCCTCACATCAACTTGCCTGATGGCTATATCACGGAGGACATTAACTTGGTGGTAAAGGGTATTTGCGAAAAATGCAGTGGCAATTTGGATTAA
- a CDS encoding STAS/SEC14 domain-containing protein, whose protein sequence is MITIYKKEATVYMVAENKLDAKDYENLIPVLTEHINAYQEVFWYIEMQNFEGWAAETYWKGIELYLPNEKHLKRVALVGSVKWQEQFTEVLLPFSEAHIKFYKTEEKDDAKEWIK, encoded by the coding sequence ATGATAACAATCTATAAAAAAGAGGCTACTGTATATATGGTAGCAGAGAATAAGCTGGATGCCAAGGATTATGAAAACTTGATACCGGTCTTAACAGAACACATAAATGCATATCAGGAAGTGTTCTGGTACATTGAAATGCAAAATTTTGAAGGTTGGGCAGCAGAGACATACTGGAAGGGAATTGAATTATACCTTCCGAATGAAAAGCATTTAAAGCGAGTTGCTTTGGTGGGCAGCGTTAAATGGCAAGAGCAATTTACCGAGGTATTGCTTCCTTTTTCAGAAGCTCATATAAAATTTTATAAGACCGAAGAAAAAGACGATGCCAAAGAGTGGATAAAATAA